One genomic segment of Zymoseptoria tritici IPO323 chromosome 5, whole genome shotgun sequence includes these proteins:
- a CDS encoding DNA topoisomerase 1, translated as MANTSGKMVHSGASLANGPVGSMDIDKPTTNGNGNKRKTSLANRKSYKDPSDSDSDVPISKKRKTSKAIADDSDDEPLAKVTKQPIKATAAQIGGKGAGQPMAKTLEKAKEAIEKNAEKEAKAIRSADAKRKKASSDDEDDVPLAKKKNPATKAPANGTKKAKKVKDESDSDDAPLAKKAAAKKAPAKKAAVKKQASTPAKKGKVKKEESAEEEDGEEEEEPYRWWEDMGNGDDTTKWTTLEHNGVIFPPEYTPLPKNVKMLYDGKPVSMHKDAEEIAYAFGAMLMSTHNTENPTFQKNFLHDFKEMLDKTGGAKDESGNTVKITKFEKCDFTPIFNHVDAERTAKKALSGAEKKALKAEKDAIEAPYQYCLWDGRKQKVGNFRVEPPGLFRGRGEHPKTGKWKKRVLPEQVTINIGKDAMVPKPPEGHKWKEVKHDGEGTWLAMWQENINNAYKYVMLAANSDIKGMSDFKKFEKARELKKHIDKIRKDYEKELKSEVMAERQRATAVYLIDRFALRAGNEKSDDEADTVGCCSLKFENISLSPPNKVIFDFLGKDSIRFYNEVEVDPQVFKNLKIFKRSPKKEGDEIFDRLTTSSLNKHLSNYMPGLTAKVFRTYNASYTMATLLRELKAEGNIMDKVKAYNDANRMVAILCNHKRTVAAGHEGQMEKMEDKINGLRYQQYRIKHMMIDLDPKMKKKKGEAYFALPEGLDKDWQVKHHEALVEELRTKVQKKFDKENEKLEAEGEKPLKAKELEQRMVVVEELESKLKQELKKGKVEAEGKSATVDKYEKDLEKLDARIATMRLQAEDRDNNKEVALGTSKINYIDPRLTVVFSKKFDVPIERFFSKTLRAKFNWAIESVDEDWDF; from the exons ATGGCCAACACCTCTGGCAAAATGGTCCACTCTGGTGCCAGTCTCGCGAACGGTCCAGTGGGAAGTATGGACATCGACAAGCCTACGACTAACGGCAATGGCAACAAGCGGAAAACCTCACTCGCGAACCGCAAAAGCTACAAAGACCCCTCCGACTCGGACTCCGATGTACCAATCTCCAAGAAACGCAAAACGAGCAAGGCAATCGCGGACGATTCGGACGACGAACCACTAGCAAAGGTGACGAAGCAACCGATCAAAGCGACTGCAGCACAAATTGGTGGAAAGGGAGCAGGCCAGCCCATGGCAAAGACACTTGAAAAGGCGAAGGAAGCGATTGAGAAGAATGCCGAGAAGGAAGCCAAAGCGATACGTTCTGCCGACgcgaagcggaagaaggCCTCgagcgatgatgaagatgacgtTCCCctcgcgaagaagaagaacccTGCAACCAAAGCTCCGGCCAATGGTAcaaagaaggcgaagaaagtGAAGGACGAATCCGACTCGGACGATGCGCCGCTGGCCAAGAAAGCTgcagcgaagaaggctcCTGCAAAGAAGGCAGCTGTCAAGAAGCAGGCCAGCACACCTGCCAAGAAAGGCaaggtgaagaaggaggagtctgccgaggaggaggatggcgaagaagaagaggaaccgTACAGGTGGTGGGAAGACATGGGCAATGGCGATGACACTACCAAGTGGACAACACTCGAGCACAACGGCGTGATCTTCCCACCAGAGTACACGCCTCTTCCGAAGAATGTCAAAATGCTATACGACGGGAAGCCCGTCAGCATGCACAAGGATGCGGAGGAGATTGCATATGCTTTCGGCGCTATGTTGATGTCGACACACAACACGGAGAATCCAACATTCCAGAAGAACTTCCTCCACGACTTTAAGGAAATGCTGGACAAGACTGGCGGAGCAAAGGACGAGAGCGGCAATACTGTCAAGATCACCAAGTTTGAGAAGTGCGACTTCACGCCAATCTTTAACCACGTCGACGCCGAACGCACCGCGAAGAAGGCTTTGTCCGGTGCCGAGAAGAAGGCACTCAAGGCTGAGAAGGACGCGATCGAAGCGCCCTACCAGTACTGCTTGTGGGATGGTCGTAAACAGAAGGTGGGCAACTTCCGCGTTGAGCCGCCTGGTCTCTTCCGCGGCCGTGGTGAACACCCCAAGACTGGCAAGTGGAAGAAGCGTGTTCTGCCAGAGCAGGTTACCATCAACATCGGCAAAGATGCGATGGTACCTAAGCCGCCGGAAGGTCACAAGTGGAAAGAGGTCAAGCACGATGGCGAGGGTACGTGGTTGGCTATGTGGCAGGAGAACATCAACAATGCGTACAAATACGTTATGTTGGCTGCCAATTCCGACATTAAGGGCATGAGCGATTTCAAGAAATTCGAGAAGGCTCGCGAGCTGAAGAAGCATATCGACAAGATCCGCAAGGATTACGAAAAGGAGTTGAAGTCAGAGGTCATGGCTGAACGGCAACGCGCCACCGCTGTCTACCTCATCGACAGATTCGCCCTTCGTGCCGGCAATGAGAAGAGCGACGATGAAGCCGACACAGTCGGTTGCTGCTCGCTGAAGTTTGAGAACATCTCACTCAGCCCGCCCAACAAGGTCATCTTCGACTTCCTCGGAAAGGATTCCATCCGCTTCTACaacgaagtcgaggtcgaCCCGCAAGTCTTCAAGAACCTCAAGATCTTCAAGCGGAGTCCAAAGAAAGAAGGTGACGAGATCTTCGACCGGCTCACTACATCGTCACTCAACAAGCATCTGTCCAATTATATGCCTGGCTTGACCGCCAAGGTCTTCCGAACTTACAACGCTTCGTACACGATGGCCACGCTCCTGCGTGAGCTGAAAGCTGAAGGAAACATTATGGACAAGGTCAAAGCGTACAACGACGCCAATCGAATGGTGGCCATCCTCTGTAACCACAAGCGCACTGTGGCTGCCGGTCACGAGGGCcagatggagaagatggaggacaAGATCAATGGCCTGCGCTACCAGCAGTACCGCATCAAGCACATGATGATCGATCTCGAcccgaagatgaagaagaagaagggcgaggcTTACTTTGCGCTTCCCGAAGGTCTTGACAAGGACTGGCAGGTGAAGCACCACGAGGCCctggtggaggagctgcGAACAAAGGTGCAGAAGAAGTTCGACAAGGAGAACGAGAAGCTCGAGGCTGAGGGCGAGAAGCCGCTGAAGGCCAAGGAGCTCGAGCAACGTATGGTCGTTGTTGAAGAACTTGAGAGCAAGCTCAAGCAGGAGCTCAAGAAGGGCAAAGTCGAGGCTGAGGGCAAGAGTGCTACCGTGGACAAGTACGAGAAAGATCTCGAGAAGCTTGACGCTCGCATCGCGACGATGAGATTGCAGGCGGAAGATCGTGACAACAACAAGGAGGTCGCGCTGGGGACGTCGAAGATC AACTACATCGACCCTCGCCTCACAGTTGTCTTCAGCAAGAAGTTCGACGTGCCCATCGagcgcttcttctccaagaCACTTAG GGCCAAGTTCAATTGGGCTATAGAGTCAGTCGACGAGGACTGGGACTTCTGA